One genomic window of Candidatus Pseudobacter hemicellulosilyticus includes the following:
- a CDS encoding TonB-dependent receptor has product MKLTAVFLVAGLLQVSAKTVSQQVTLQGQHQQVKQLLKEIRKQTGYVFFYKVSEVENLKPVSVDWKQTPLLTALNDVFRDQPVTYNLQGTTIYITSKPPVEETTSPAVMPIPPPVDVTVLVQDTSGLPLEGASVRIKGTTLGKTTDMTGYAVLKGIDLNTVLVISFTGYASSEVTVVSNKLITVRLIPTAKNMEDVVVIGYGTQKKISVSGAIAAVNSKELKQSPVANLSNALAGRLPGLISLQRSGEPGADNSTIYVRGLETYSGSQSPLILVDGVERSFDGIDANEVDNITILKDASSTAVYGVRGANGVVLITTKRGTASKPRVSVTAQTGLQSPTRLPEYLNSFETLTLYKEGLINDGLNASVYTDEYLNKFRDRSKPAYEYLYPDVDWMSTLLKDNSMMSQANLNVSGGSQTARYFVSLSYLQQDGLYKFDDVNPYSTQARTRKYNFRSNIDLNVTKDLVLQLNLGDVITDRNYPGANANTIFGGMKQIGPHWYPVTNPNGSVSALQSRLIDNPYGQLTQSGYQKPFSNNLTATAGFNLDMHFITKGLSGKARLSFDVNNYRNIRRERSYDSYVYSINDTVTDLSQGTYYRITTGNSVLSYKVDANGNRRTLAELYLNYDRTFGDHTVKGLFLYNQQSYMANVGNDDVMGSLPYKYQGWIGRFEYGFNNKYFGEFNFGYNGSENFPAGKRFGFFPAVSGSWVMSQESFFDRISGTVNLLKLRASYGVVGNDNVGGGRFLYQSTWSTRNADGNDANGYYFGMNRDGNDYGLAWEQATGNESVTWEKAKKLNIGLDLGLFNNQFTLSTDVFFNRRSDILQQPLFAPSYLGIGSLPYINAGLVRNRGFEVQAEYKKQYKNWGYFIKGNYSFARNKILDQREPVLLNRQWKQKVTRRIGEMAGLTALGLFKDWEDIQNSARQTWGAVQPGDIKYADLNSDGVIDELDEGHLNKAGTPEAFGGGSFGINYKNFDISVLFQGAWGGNVYFTGDAIWAFGNRSGTVLAEIKDNHYVAGKGNYDAEYPRMTSTQNINNYRASSFWIRSSDYIRLKNAEVGYTFSKQTLKRAGIESARFFVNGMNLITWSKIKAFDPEIPDGTGNYPQQKVVNAGLTFSF; this is encoded by the coding sequence ATGAAATTAACTGCCGTATTTTTAGTCGCTGGCCTGCTACAGGTAAGCGCAAAAACTGTTTCCCAGCAGGTAACCCTACAGGGGCAACACCAGCAGGTTAAACAGCTGCTAAAGGAAATCAGGAAACAAACCGGGTACGTATTCTTCTACAAAGTATCCGAAGTGGAGAACCTGAAACCAGTAAGCGTAGACTGGAAACAAACACCCCTGCTCACTGCATTGAATGATGTGTTCAGGGATCAGCCGGTCACCTACAACCTGCAGGGAACCACCATTTACATCACCTCAAAACCTCCGGTAGAAGAAACCACTTCCCCTGCCGTCATGCCCATTCCGCCGCCTGTTGACGTAACGGTGCTGGTGCAGGATACTTCCGGCCTCCCGCTGGAAGGCGCCTCCGTCCGGATCAAGGGGACCACGCTGGGCAAAACCACGGACATGACCGGTTATGCAGTTTTAAAAGGCATAGACCTGAACACTGTACTGGTCATCAGCTTCACAGGATATGCCAGCAGTGAAGTAACCGTAGTCAGTAATAAACTGATCACGGTCCGGTTAATACCAACAGCCAAAAACATGGAAGATGTGGTGGTCATTGGTTATGGCACCCAAAAGAAGATCAGTGTATCCGGCGCTATTGCAGCAGTGAACTCCAAAGAGCTGAAGCAAAGCCCCGTGGCCAACCTTTCCAATGCACTGGCCGGCCGTCTGCCGGGATTGATCTCCCTGCAAAGAAGCGGTGAGCCCGGCGCTGACAACTCCACTATTTATGTACGTGGCCTGGAAACCTATTCCGGTTCACAATCGCCATTAATACTGGTAGATGGTGTTGAACGTTCTTTTGACGGCATCGACGCCAATGAGGTGGATAACATCACTATCCTGAAGGACGCCTCTTCTACCGCCGTATATGGCGTAAGAGGCGCCAATGGCGTGGTGCTGATCACCACCAAAAGAGGTACCGCCTCCAAACCCCGCGTATCGGTAACAGCACAAACAGGCTTGCAATCGCCTACCCGCCTGCCCGAGTACCTGAATTCTTTTGAAACCCTTACCTTATACAAAGAAGGGCTCATCAATGACGGCCTGAACGCATCGGTCTATACGGATGAATACCTGAATAAATTCCGCGACCGCAGCAAGCCGGCTTATGAATACCTCTACCCGGATGTGGACTGGATGAGCACGCTGCTGAAAGACAATTCCATGATGAGCCAGGCTAACCTGAACGTGTCAGGCGGCTCACAGACAGCCCGTTATTTTGTCTCCCTCTCCTACCTGCAACAGGATGGGCTGTACAAATTTGACGATGTGAACCCCTATAGCACTCAGGCCAGGACCAGGAAGTATAATTTCCGTTCCAATATCGATCTCAACGTTACCAAAGACCTGGTACTGCAGCTTAACCTGGGTGATGTCATTACTGACAGGAACTATCCCGGGGCCAATGCCAACACCATCTTCGGCGGTATGAAACAGATAGGCCCCCACTGGTACCCGGTAACCAATCCCAACGGATCGGTCTCCGCATTACAGAGCAGGCTGATCGACAACCCCTATGGCCAGCTTACCCAGAGCGGCTACCAGAAACCGTTCAGTAATAATTTAACGGCTACCGCAGGTTTCAACCTGGATATGCACTTTATCACAAAAGGACTGAGTGGTAAGGCCCGACTCTCTTTCGACGTGAACAACTACAGGAATATCAGGCGGGAAAGATCTTACGATAGCTATGTGTATTCCATCAATGATACGGTTACCGACCTTTCACAGGGCACCTACTACAGGATCACTACCGGCAACAGCGTGCTGAGCTATAAAGTGGATGCCAATGGTAACCGGAGAACCCTGGCGGAACTGTACCTCAATTACGACAGGACCTTTGGCGACCATACCGTAAAAGGATTGTTCCTCTATAACCAGCAATCTTACATGGCCAATGTGGGCAATGATGATGTGATGGGCTCCTTACCCTATAAATACCAGGGTTGGATAGGCCGGTTTGAATATGGTTTCAATAACAAATATTTCGGTGAATTCAACTTCGGGTACAATGGTTCTGAGAACTTCCCTGCCGGCAAACGGTTTGGCTTCTTCCCTGCCGTTTCAGGTAGCTGGGTGATGTCACAGGAATCGTTCTTTGACCGTATAAGCGGCACCGTAAACCTGCTGAAGCTCCGGGCTTCCTATGGTGTTGTGGGTAATGACAATGTAGGCGGCGGCCGCTTCCTGTACCAAAGCACCTGGTCCACCAGAAATGCTGACGGTAACGATGCCAATGGCTATTATTTTGGTATGAACCGTGATGGCAACGATTATGGCCTCGCCTGGGAACAGGCCACCGGCAACGAAAGCGTTACCTGGGAAAAAGCCAAGAAACTGAACATCGGCCTCGATCTCGGTCTCTTCAACAACCAATTCACTTTATCTACCGACGTATTCTTCAACAGGCGCAGTGATATCCTGCAGCAACCCCTGTTCGCCCCCAGCTACCTGGGCATCGGCAGCCTGCCCTATATCAATGCAGGCCTCGTCAGGAACCGTGGTTTTGAAGTGCAGGCAGAATACAAAAAACAGTACAAGAACTGGGGCTATTTTATTAAAGGCAACTACTCTTTTGCCAGGAACAAGATCCTGGACCAGCGGGAGCCTGTATTGCTGAACAGGCAATGGAAACAAAAGGTTACCCGCCGCATCGGCGAAATGGCCGGCCTGACCGCACTGGGGCTGTTCAAAGACTGGGAAGATATCCAGAACAGCGCAAGGCAGACCTGGGGCGCCGTTCAGCCCGGGGATATCAAATATGCGGATCTCAACAGCGATGGTGTGATAGACGAGCTGGATGAAGGCCACCTGAACAAAGCAGGTACTCCGGAAGCCTTTGGCGGCGGCTCTTTTGGTATCAACTACAAAAACTTCGATATCAGTGTGCTGTTCCAGGGCGCCTGGGGTGGAAACGTTTACTTCACCGGCGATGCCATCTGGGCATTCGGCAACCGTTCCGGTACTGTACTGGCGGAGATCAAAGACAATCACTATGTAGCCGGTAAAGGCAATTACGATGCTGAGTACCCCAGGATGACCTCCACGCAGAACATCAACAACTACCGGGCTTCCAGTTTCTGGATCAGGTCTTCCGACTATATCCGCCTGAAGAACGCCGAAGTTGGTTATACCTTTTCCAAACAGACGCTGAAAAGAGCCGGGATTGAGTCTGCCCGTTTCTTTGTGAACGGCATGAACCTGATCACCTGGTCAAAGATCAAAGCGTTTGATCCGGAAATTCCTGATGGCACAGGTAACTACCCGCAGCAAAAAGTCGTAAACGCAGGCTTAACATTCAGCTTTTAA
- a CDS encoding DUF4974 domain-containing protein: MDNNRFHYLLEEYILNRLDKEKAAELLHLLDQQPVARELEELVYQQLGEQVYDQEVELPLTRQKIISGLEAAIADGKRTGFIPVRRIPILSRFRWAAAASILLLAAGGGWWLLSNRPAKPVVQNVVAVHDVNPGREGAQLKLSDNRIILVDTAREGLIAMDGKIAIYKENGRIVYKGSADQVIYNEMVTDKGRQYSTTLPDGSVVWLNAMSSIRYPLHFAGTERAVTLTGEGKFKVTQKEGMPFRVYIRNAGGDGGMVEGGSTEFNINAYSDELVIKTSVATGSVAVHNAAPAGANAAPGLSLRAGQQAQMDRNGIKIVNDADINQAMAWAQGVFSFNGETLEGVMRQLARWYDVEVVYEEKPGNVHFGGEIAMNQTLSQVLEGLSSMKINFRIENKRIVVMP, from the coding sequence ATGGATAATAACAGGTTTCATTATTTATTAGAGGAGTATATTCTTAACCGGCTGGATAAGGAAAAAGCCGCGGAGCTGCTGCATTTGCTGGATCAGCAGCCGGTGGCCAGGGAACTGGAAGAACTGGTCTACCAGCAGCTGGGGGAACAGGTGTACGACCAGGAGGTGGAACTCCCCTTAACCCGCCAAAAGATCATTTCCGGTTTGGAGGCGGCCATCGCCGATGGTAAACGGACTGGCTTTATACCAGTCCGGCGGATACCTATATTATCCCGGTTCCGCTGGGCCGCAGCAGCCAGTATCCTGCTCCTGGCCGCCGGTGGCGGCTGGTGGCTGCTCAGCAACAGACCGGCTAAACCAGTTGTCCAGAACGTAGTGGCAGTGCATGATGTCAATCCCGGACGGGAAGGCGCCCAGCTGAAGCTCTCCGACAACCGCATCATCCTGGTAGATACCGCCCGTGAAGGCCTGATAGCCATGGATGGAAAAATTGCCATTTATAAAGAGAACGGCCGCATTGTATACAAAGGTTCGGCCGACCAGGTGATCTATAATGAAATGGTGACCGATAAAGGCCGCCAGTATTCCACCACTTTACCCGATGGCTCTGTCGTCTGGCTGAATGCCATGTCCTCCATCCGGTATCCGTTGCATTTTGCCGGTACAGAAAGGGCAGTGACCCTGACCGGCGAAGGCAAGTTCAAAGTAACGCAGAAAGAGGGTATGCCATTCAGGGTCTATATCCGCAATGCCGGTGGTGATGGCGGTATGGTAGAAGGCGGAAGCACCGAATTTAATATCAATGCCTATAGTGATGAGCTGGTGATCAAAACAAGTGTGGCCACCGGCAGCGTAGCCGTTCACAATGCAGCGCCCGCCGGCGCCAATGCCGCTCCTGGCCTGTCTTTAAGAGCCGGCCAGCAGGCGCAGATGGACAGGAATGGTATCAAAATAGTGAATGATGCAGATATCAACCAGGCCATGGCCTGGGCGCAGGGTGTGTTCTCCTTTAATGGCGAAACCCTTGAAGGCGTCATGCGGCAGCTGGCCAGGTGGTATGATGTGGAAGTGGTGTATGAAGAGAAGCCGGGCAATGTGCATTTTGGCGGTGAGATAGCTATGAACCAAACCCTTTCACAAGTATTGGAAGGACTTTCATCAATGAAAATAAATTTCCGTATCGAAAATAAACGCATTGTGGTAATGCCCTAA
- a CDS encoding sigma-70 family RNA polymerase sigma factor, with amino-acid sequence MESYTTYPLDELICLVADGDELAFTIIVNRLWRNCYFHALTYTHSPQKAEEITQDIFLQVWNNRAKLKEIADFEHWFKVVARNKIISALRGKLQEIATLDAIGENNSNATIEPLLKPDLQAEYRESYQILLKGIELMPEKRREVFKLSRLEGKSNQEIAELLNIHPVTVSQYLAKSLAFLKTYLQEQEVGTMHCLLLLGGFMLY; translated from the coding sequence ATGGAATCCTATACAACGTATCCCCTCGACGAGCTTATATGCCTGGTTGCAGACGGCGATGAGTTGGCATTTACAATAATAGTCAATCGCTTATGGAGAAATTGTTACTTCCATGCATTAACGTATACCCATAGCCCCCAGAAAGCAGAAGAAATTACCCAGGATATATTTTTACAGGTCTGGAACAACCGGGCCAAACTGAAGGAGATTGCAGACTTTGAACATTGGTTCAAAGTAGTAGCCCGCAACAAGATCATCTCCGCGCTCCGTGGCAAACTCCAGGAAATAGCCACACTGGACGCCATCGGGGAAAATAACAGCAACGCCACTATAGAACCGCTCCTGAAGCCCGACCTCCAGGCTGAATACCGGGAATCCTACCAGATCCTCCTGAAAGGCATAGAACTGATGCCGGAAAAACGGCGGGAAGTGTTCAAACTGAGCCGGCTGGAAGGAAAGAGCAATCAGGAGATAGCTGAACTACTTAATATTCACCCGGTCACCGTGTCACAATACCTGGCCAAATCCCTGGCATTCTTAAAAACCTATCTCCAGGAACAGGAAGTGGGAACCATGCATTGCCTCCTTTTATTAGGAGGTTTCATGCTTTATTAA
- a CDS encoding glycoside hydrolase family 2, translating to MRHLIILILLLNCLPVFAQRPNSVSSPSGQQSFFLSSEAGHQGAYRWQMVRADEMKGDGALISANALPEGSWQNAIVPGTVLTSLVANKVYPDPYFGDNNRRERKLIPDIKDTGNAFYHYWYRTSFNLPAAYKGKRTWLKLHGINYRAEIWMNSKKLGDLNGMFNTKAFDITELVNKKGGNILAIGVKPVDLPGTSTGPKAFTQSGAVGENRNGGNGEIGANVTMLMSVGWDFTAPDGIRDRNTGIWRDVEIYTTGDVLLEHPFTWSALPLPDTSVARQTVSVEVVNATGKVQQGLVSGLIKETGTKFEKAITLQPNERQTVLFSPEEYQQLVINQPRLWWPVNKGAPNLYTLELRFQAGGISTDLQTVRFGIRQITSDQQTPDRSRRFLVNGVPVFIRGTNWIPEAMLRNSRERTLAELRYTRQSGLNLIRLWGGGIAESDYFYQLCDEMGILVWSEYWLTGDTRFPSDIPLYLENISSTIKRIRNHASLAYHVSSNESTEVPEAAKLIRQLDPSRGYQMQSECCGVHDGSPYKYENPMQYFENTASRRGSRVDGFNPEYGTLCLPIIGSLRKLMPEQDLWPVNKAVWDYQDGGGFHQVTTKYKDAIDQFGPSSSIEEFAQKAQFVGAMNYRAIWEVWNYNKFGFGDRWASGFLFWYHNSPLPQTASRMYDWFLEPTAALYYSQSGLRPLHAQFDYLKNTVSVYNDYREKFSGYRLQVEVYDIRSQKIYSKETTLDIPADGLVKDALLIDFPATVTPVHFIKLRLLDKTGKLVDDPFYWRSTDAYKGAWTLTGPAVSGFQSINELEKVELKTSGIQRKGDRLTLTLSNPSSSIAFFTELQLQDPAGNSIAPVFYSDNFFNLLPGESKTIQIDIDLASRRKDIRLILGGFNVQRNSLKL from the coding sequence ATGCGCCATCTGATTATCCTTATCCTGCTCCTCAACTGCCTTCCCGTATTTGCCCAGCGTCCCAACAGTGTATCTTCCCCATCCGGACAACAATCTTTTTTCCTGAGTTCTGAAGCAGGCCACCAGGGCGCCTATCGCTGGCAGATGGTTCGTGCTGATGAAATGAAGGGAGATGGCGCACTTATCTCAGCCAATGCCCTGCCTGAAGGAAGCTGGCAAAATGCTATTGTGCCCGGAACAGTACTGACCAGCCTGGTGGCCAATAAAGTATATCCTGATCCTTATTTTGGCGACAATAACCGGCGGGAACGCAAGCTGATACCGGATATTAAAGATACTGGCAATGCATTCTATCATTACTGGTACCGCACTTCCTTTAACCTGCCTGCTGCCTATAAAGGCAAACGTACCTGGCTCAAATTACATGGCATCAACTACAGGGCCGAGATCTGGATGAACAGCAAAAAGCTGGGCGACCTGAACGGCATGTTCAATACAAAAGCATTTGATATAACGGAACTGGTGAATAAAAAAGGCGGGAATATCCTGGCCATTGGCGTGAAACCTGTTGACCTGCCCGGCACCTCTACCGGACCGAAGGCATTTACGCAAAGTGGCGCCGTTGGCGAGAACCGCAACGGCGGCAATGGAGAGATCGGCGCCAATGTGACCATGCTCATGTCCGTGGGCTGGGATTTTACCGCACCTGATGGTATCCGTGATCGCAATACGGGCATCTGGCGGGATGTAGAGATCTACACTACCGGCGATGTACTGCTGGAACATCCCTTCACCTGGTCTGCACTACCGCTGCCTGATACAAGTGTCGCCAGGCAGACCGTTTCGGTGGAAGTGGTGAATGCCACCGGTAAGGTACAGCAAGGCCTGGTCAGCGGCCTCATTAAAGAAACGGGTACAAAATTTGAGAAAGCCATCACCCTGCAACCAAATGAACGGCAAACCGTACTGTTCAGCCCGGAAGAATACCAACAACTGGTGATCAATCAGCCCAGGTTATGGTGGCCCGTGAACAAGGGAGCGCCCAATCTCTATACACTGGAACTGCGTTTCCAGGCAGGCGGTATCAGTACCGATCTGCAAACAGTACGCTTCGGTATCAGGCAGATAACATCAGACCAGCAAACGCCGGACAGATCCCGTCGCTTCCTGGTCAATGGGGTGCCTGTTTTTATCAGGGGTACCAACTGGATACCTGAGGCCATGCTGCGCAACTCCCGGGAAAGAACACTGGCGGAACTGCGCTATACCCGGCAATCAGGGCTGAACCTGATCCGCCTCTGGGGTGGAGGCATTGCGGAATCAGATTATTTCTACCAGCTCTGTGATGAAATGGGGATACTGGTATGGTCTGAATACTGGCTCACCGGAGATACCCGGTTCCCTTCCGATATTCCTCTTTACCTGGAGAATATCAGCAGTACCATCAAGCGCATCCGGAATCATGCTTCCCTGGCCTACCATGTATCTTCCAATGAATCCACGGAAGTACCGGAGGCCGCTAAACTGATCAGGCAGCTGGATCCCAGTCGCGGTTACCAGATGCAATCCGAATGCTGCGGCGTCCACGATGGCAGTCCTTATAAATATGAGAACCCGATGCAGTATTTTGAGAATACAGCCTCCAGAAGAGGAAGCCGGGTGGATGGCTTTAACCCGGAATACGGCACGCTCTGCCTGCCCATTATAGGCTCACTCAGGAAACTGATGCCTGAGCAGGACCTGTGGCCTGTCAATAAGGCGGTATGGGATTACCAGGATGGCGGCGGTTTTCACCAGGTAACTACAAAATACAAAGACGCCATTGACCAGTTCGGTCCATCTTCCTCTATTGAAGAATTTGCGCAGAAAGCCCAGTTTGTAGGTGCCATGAACTACCGCGCCATCTGGGAAGTATGGAACTACAATAAGTTCGGCTTCGGAGACCGCTGGGCTTCCGGCTTTTTATTCTGGTACCACAATTCCCCCCTGCCGCAAACCGCCTCCAGGATGTACGACTGGTTCCTGGAACCCACAGCCGCCCTGTATTATTCACAAAGCGGCCTGCGTCCGCTGCATGCACAGTTCGATTATCTGAAAAATACAGTCTCTGTCTACAACGACTACCGCGAAAAATTCTCCGGTTACCGACTGCAGGTGGAAGTATATGATATCCGTTCCCAAAAGATCTACAGTAAAGAAACTACGCTTGACATTCCGGCCGACGGCCTGGTCAAAGATGCACTGCTGATCGATTTCCCCGCCACTGTTACGCCGGTGCATTTTATCAAGCTGCGCCTGTTAGACAAGACAGGAAAGCTGGTGGACGATCCTTTTTACTGGCGCTCCACCGATGCCTATAAAGGCGCCTGGACCCTGACAGGCCCTGCCGTATCCGGTTTCCAGTCCATCAACGAGCTGGAAAAGGTGGAGTTGAAAACAAGCGGTATACAAAGAAAGGGCGACAGGCTCACCCTGACCCTGTCCAACCCTTCCAGCAGCATTGCCTTCTTTACAGAGCTGCAGTTACAGGACCCGGCCGGTAACAGCATAGCACCGGTATTTTATTCCGATAACTTTTTCAACCTGCTGCCCGGCGAATCAAAGACCATCCAGATAGATATAGACCTGGCCAGCCGGCGTAAGGATATCAGGCTGATACTGGGCGGTTTCAACGTACAACGGAACAGTTTAAAATTGTAG
- a CDS encoding response regulator yields MKTSLLIIDDEEDLLNFLSEILRTEYTVYTAPNAEEAFKILHTQIVDLIISDIMMPGASGLQFCDQLKSAIPFCHIPIILLTAKKSDNDRLKGLQIGADAYISKPFSPKLLQAQVANLLQNRSKIKEHAARMPLEVSLLMVKTRSDESFLHELSAFIDANLDKKDLGVDDLAEFMNMSRPTFYRKMKSVSPLSPKEFIDRIRLKKAAELIAEDRNKIVQIASKVGFTSQSVFGRNFQKHFHLSPKKFLNNLKGKQE; encoded by the coding sequence ATGAAGACCTCCTTATTAATAATTGATGATGAAGAGGACCTGCTCAACTTTCTCTCCGAAATATTACGAACGGAATACACCGTTTATACAGCACCCAATGCTGAAGAAGCATTCAAGATCCTGCATACACAGATCGTAGACCTGATCATCAGCGATATCATGATGCCCGGCGCCAGCGGCCTCCAGTTCTGCGATCAGTTAAAATCAGCCATTCCCTTCTGCCATATCCCGATCATTTTGCTGACAGCCAAAAAAAGTGATAACGACCGGCTCAAAGGCCTGCAGATCGGGGCGGATGCCTATATCAGCAAACCTTTTTCGCCCAAGCTCCTGCAGGCCCAGGTAGCCAACCTGCTCCAGAACAGGTCCAAGATAAAAGAGCATGCAGCCCGCATGCCCCTGGAAGTAAGCCTGCTGATGGTGAAGACAAGGTCAGATGAATCCTTCCTCCATGAATTGAGCGCCTTTATTGACGCCAACCTGGACAAAAAGGACCTGGGCGTTGACGACCTGGCAGAGTTTATGAATATGAGCCGCCCCACCTTTTACAGGAAAATGAAATCGGTCAGCCCGCTATCTCCCAAAGAATTCATTGACAGGATCCGTTTAAAAAAGGCGGCCGAACTCATTGCAGAGGATCGTAATAAGATAGTCCAGATCGCCAGTAAAGTGGGCTTCACATCCCAGAGCGTCTTCGGCAGGAACTTCCAGAAACATTTTCATTTGTCTCCGAAAAAATTTTTGAATAATTTGAAAGGCAAACAGGAGTAA